The following coding sequences lie in one Hyphobacterium sp. CCMP332 genomic window:
- a CDS encoding DoxX family protein, with the protein MSTQEFDGNQPVLGAAGALYHQAYGKVQELISHNVLALFARLAIAGVFWRSFLNKVETNGLFDYVEVINNFEVQRSLIKIPAFPITIEQSTFNQFAEGGQFALPLVPGTLAAVMATMGEGILPILLVFGLFSRFAASGLIVMALVIQIFVFPTNVHFWGTVALWLIPLLYLAGRGSGAISLDYVLTRQLSR; encoded by the coding sequence ATGAGCACGCAAGAATTCGACGGCAATCAGCCGGTCCTGGGCGCGGCAGGCGCGCTCTATCATCAGGCCTATGGCAAGGTTCAGGAACTCATCTCGCACAATGTCCTCGCCCTGTTTGCACGCCTCGCCATCGCCGGGGTTTTCTGGCGGTCCTTTCTCAACAAGGTCGAGACCAATGGCCTGTTCGATTATGTCGAGGTCATCAATAATTTCGAGGTGCAGAGATCATTGATCAAGATCCCGGCCTTCCCGATCACGATCGAGCAATCGACCTTCAACCAGTTTGCAGAAGGTGGGCAGTTCGCCCTTCCGCTTGTCCCCGGAACGCTCGCGGCCGTCATGGCCACGATGGGCGAAGGCATTCTGCCCATCCTGCTTGTCTTCGGACTGTTCTCGCGGTTTGCCGCAAGCGGCCTGATCGTGATGGCGCTGGTCATCCAGATTTTCGTCTTTCCGACCAATGTCCACTTCTGGGGAACAGTAGCGCTCTGGCTGATTCCACTGCTCTACCTTGCCGGGCGTGGGTCGGGCGCTATCTCGCTGGATTATGTCCTGACACGTCAATTGTCTCGATAA
- a CDS encoding DUF2282 domain-containing protein — protein sequence MNTQTKFATLAASALALSLSAAVSADDAMQGMDGMERCYGIALAGENDCAAGPGTSCEGTSTVDYQGNAWTYVAEGTCTTIETPYGNGSLEPVERP from the coding sequence ATGAATACCCAAACCAAATTTGCAACGCTCGCTGCGTCTGCCCTGGCGCTGTCCCTGTCGGCTGCAGTGTCGGCTGACGACGCCATGCAGGGCATGGACGGTATGGAGCGCTGTTACGGCATCGCTCTGGCCGGCGAAAATGATTGCGCCGCGGGTCCCGGCACGTCGTGCGAAGGCACGTCCACTGTCGACTATCAGGGCAATGCCTGGACCTATGTTGCGGAAGGGACCTGCACCACGATCGAAACGCCTTATGGCAATGGCTCGCTCGAGCCGGTCGAGCGCCCGTAA
- a CDS encoding DUF2063 domain-containing protein: MADFHDIFARALKSGDASALAAYTDGPPETKFKVYRNNVVKGAADTLGDAYPVIKRLVGEKFFQGMARAYWAAYPPAGRTLTLYGEDFADFIEMFEPARPLVYLADVARIERAWLEAHHAPDAAPLKLADVKGLPPDELAGMAPGLHPSVRTLASDCPVFSIWRTNREDEAVQKISLDAGGEMTLVHRPQMEVRYRRLSPADALFIARIGAGQDFATASNAVADSFPGVEPAPLFIALLKEGIFKGKDT, encoded by the coding sequence ATGGCTGACTTCCACGATATTTTTGCCCGCGCGCTGAAATCCGGCGATGCCTCGGCGCTAGCGGCCTATACCGACGGTCCGCCAGAGACGAAATTCAAGGTCTATCGCAATAATGTCGTCAAGGGTGCGGCGGACACGCTGGGCGATGCCTATCCGGTGATCAAGCGGCTGGTCGGCGAGAAATTCTTTCAGGGCATGGCACGGGCCTACTGGGCGGCTTATCCGCCGGCGGGCCGCACCCTGACCCTCTATGGTGAGGACTTTGCCGATTTCATTGAAATGTTCGAGCCCGCCCGTCCGCTCGTCTATCTGGCCGATGTCGCTCGCATCGAGCGCGCATGGCTGGAAGCCCATCATGCGCCGGACGCCGCGCCGCTCAAGCTGGCTGATGTAAAGGGCCTGCCGCCGGATGAACTTGCGGGAATGGCACCGGGACTGCACCCGTCAGTGCGGACACTGGCATCCGATTGTCCGGTATTCTCGATCTGGCGCACCAATCGGGAGGACGAAGCGGTTCAGAAAATCTCGCTGGACGCCGGTGGGGAGATGACCCTGGTTCATCGCCCGCAAATGGAAGTGCGCTACCGGCGGCTCTCGCCCGCAGATGCGCTTTTTATCGCGCGCATCGGCGCCGGTCAGGATTTTGCCACGGCCTCAAATGCAGTGGCCGACAGTTTTCCGGGCGTCGAGCCCGCACCGCTATTCATTGCCTTGCTGAAGGAAGGCATTTTCAAGGGAAAAGACACATGA
- the odhB gene encoding 2-oxoglutarate dehydrogenase complex dihydrolipoyllysine-residue succinyltransferase, producing the protein MTDINVPELGESVSEATVGSWNFSEGDTVKKDDILVELETDKVSIEVRAEEDGILTQIVAAEGETVEIGARLAVIGGDKKDDQKAADDTSDDSDSSEDDDTADESAEAKDEADAGSGKDESTDDEDSSNEDESASADASRSDDSLVDAKIPEMGESVSEGTVGAWLVDVGAAVKKDQALVEIETDKVAVEVPCPVDGVLEERKAEEGDMVAPGDVIARIREGGAAKAGTPEKDQPKKDAKAEGKPAASSDVKAMPSAARIAEENDLDLAKVEGTGRDGRVTKGDALKAVEAGARSPEPAARPADKAPASAASGDRSEERVKMTRLRQTIARRLKEAQDTAAMLTTFNEADMTAILTARKTHQDAFVAKHGVKLGFMSFFVKACVNALKEIPNVNAEIDGDEIVYKNYYDMGVAVSTERGLVVPVVRDADTMSLADIEKKIIELGTKARDGKLSINEMQGATFTLSNGGIFGSLLSTPILNAPQSGILGMHKIQERPVAENGQVVIRPMMYLALSYDHRIVDGKEAVTFLVRVKEALEDPQRLLFDI; encoded by the coding sequence ATGACTGATATCAATGTCCCCGAACTGGGTGAATCCGTATCCGAAGCCACGGTCGGCAGCTGGAATTTTTCCGAAGGCGACACGGTGAAGAAGGATGACATTCTGGTCGAGCTGGAGACCGACAAGGTGTCCATCGAGGTGCGCGCCGAAGAAGACGGTATCCTGACCCAGATTGTTGCGGCTGAAGGTGAAACGGTCGAGATCGGGGCGCGGCTCGCCGTGATCGGTGGCGACAAAAAAGACGATCAGAAGGCTGCTGACGACACCTCGGATGACAGTGATTCGAGCGAGGACGACGACACTGCGGACGAATCCGCAGAAGCGAAAGACGAGGCCGACGCCGGCTCTGGAAAAGACGAGTCCACTGACGATGAGGATTCTTCTAACGAAGACGAAAGCGCCTCCGCAGACGCATCGCGCAGCGATGACAGCCTCGTCGATGCCAAAATCCCGGAAATGGGCGAGAGCGTCTCCGAAGGCACGGTCGGGGCCTGGCTGGTCGATGTCGGCGCCGCGGTGAAAAAGGATCAGGCGCTGGTCGAGATCGAAACCGACAAGGTCGCCGTTGAAGTGCCGTGCCCGGTCGATGGCGTCTTGGAAGAGCGCAAGGCCGAAGAGGGCGACATGGTCGCCCCCGGTGATGTGATCGCTCGTATCCGCGAAGGCGGCGCGGCAAAAGCCGGTACCCCGGAAAAGGATCAGCCCAAAAAAGACGCCAAGGCCGAGGGCAAGCCGGCCGCGTCATCCGACGTGAAGGCCATGCCGTCGGCAGCGCGTATCGCCGAGGAAAACGACCTCGATCTGGCAAAGGTTGAAGGCACGGGCCGCGACGGACGGGTCACCAAGGGCGACGCTCTGAAAGCCGTTGAAGCCGGCGCGCGTTCACCCGAACCGGCGGCCCGGCCAGCGGACAAGGCTCCGGCGTCTGCGGCGTCCGGTGACCGCAGTGAAGAGCGGGTGAAGATGACCCGTCTGCGCCAGACCATCGCCCGCCGCCTGAAAGAGGCGCAGGACACCGCCGCCATGCTCACCACCTTCAATGAGGCGGACATGACGGCCATCCTGACGGCGCGCAAGACCCATCAGGACGCCTTTGTCGCCAAGCATGGCGTCAAGCTCGGCTTCATGAGTTTCTTCGTGAAGGCCTGTGTCAATGCGCTGAAGGAAATTCCGAACGTCAATGCCGAGATCGACGGCGACGAGATTGTTTACAAGAATTATTACGATATGGGCGTGGCGGTCTCGACCGAGCGCGGCCTGGTCGTGCCGGTCGTGCGTGATGCTGACACCATGTCTCTCGCCGATATCGAGAAGAAAATCATCGAGCTCGGCACCAAGGCGCGCGATGGAAAGCTCTCGATCAACGAGATGCAGGGCGCAACCTTCACCCTTTCCAATGGCGGGATTTTCGGCTCGTTGCTGTCAACGCCGATCCTGAATGCGCCGCAATCGGGCATTCTCGGCATGCACAAGATTCAGGAGCGCCCGGTCGCGGAGAATGGCCAGGTGGTGATCCGCCCGATGATGTATCTGGCGCTCTCCTATGATCACCGCATTGTCGACGGCAAAGAAGCCGTCACCTTCCTCGTCCGCGTCAAGGAAGCCCTGGAAGACCCGCAGCGTCTTCTGTTTGATATCTAG
- a CDS encoding MFS transporter produces the protein MIFYRNVSVVMLAIGVWQIANGLLNVALPLTMSGAEWSGLAIGAIASAYALGFMAGAFYAPTLIARIGHIRAFAAAGGLAAAATLFLGVDTNAWLWFVLRLVFGASAAVLFAVAESWIADSTPAKSRGGVISAYQIAGRAGIVIGPFLIAGGAEGVGAALLIAGAFLALAISPIAATGRAQPALPEKPPGSPLEVLKIAPAAAVAVFAAGLVNTGVLAFIPIWAGGLGGENANENVTAAAALVMGVIYAASMASQWPAGKISDHYDRRLVIAALGAGWAIVSLILVVFVNPGLIAGVVLIGLWGATSLAHYGVAIAHAADRADHGQLPAMASGLLLVWAAGSVIGPLIAGALYASPLGMRGVFLFSAISGALLAGAMVLRQRNKAAPSEADREDFVNLHATSAQLAEIDPDDVDT, from the coding sequence GTGATTTTCTACCGTAACGTCTCTGTTGTCATGCTGGCCATCGGTGTCTGGCAGATCGCCAATGGCCTTCTGAACGTCGCCTTGCCGCTGACCATGTCGGGCGCGGAATGGTCGGGACTCGCCATCGGTGCTATCGCATCGGCCTATGCTCTGGGCTTCATGGCGGGGGCCTTCTACGCACCGACACTGATCGCGCGCATCGGACATATTCGAGCCTTTGCAGCTGCCGGTGGTCTGGCCGCGGCGGCGACCCTGTTTCTCGGCGTGGATACCAATGCCTGGCTCTGGTTCGTCTTGCGTCTGGTTTTCGGGGCAAGTGCAGCGGTGCTTTTTGCCGTCGCGGAAAGCTGGATTGCCGATTCCACCCCGGCCAAAAGCCGGGGCGGCGTGATTTCCGCTTATCAGATTGCCGGCCGGGCCGGGATTGTCATTGGTCCGTTCCTCATCGCCGGTGGCGCGGAAGGCGTGGGTGCAGCCTTGCTGATTGCCGGCGCGTTTCTGGCGCTGGCCATTTCGCCGATTGCGGCGACCGGGCGGGCGCAGCCGGCCTTGCCCGAAAAACCGCCGGGTTCGCCCCTGGAAGTGCTGAAGATTGCGCCGGCGGCGGCCGTTGCCGTTTTTGCAGCGGGGCTCGTGAATACCGGTGTCCTGGCCTTTATTCCCATCTGGGCCGGTGGTCTGGGCGGCGAGAATGCGAACGAGAATGTCACAGCTGCCGCCGCCCTGGTGATGGGTGTGATCTATGCGGCGTCCATGGCCAGTCAGTGGCCCGCCGGAAAAATCTCGGATCATTATGACCGCCGACTGGTCATTGCAGCGCTCGGCGCAGGCTGGGCCATTGTGTCACTGATACTGGTCGTCTTTGTAAATCCCGGCCTGATCGCAGGCGTTGTTCTGATCGGTTTGTGGGGCGCCACCTCACTGGCCCATTATGGCGTCGCCATTGCCCATGCCGCCGACCGCGCCGATCATGGCCAGTTGCCGGCCATGGCGTCCGGCCTTCTGCTCGTCTGGGCGGCCGGCTCGGTGATCGGTCCGCTGATCGCCGGCGCGCTCTATGCCAGCCCGCTGGGCATGCGGGGCGTCTTCCTGTTCTCGGCCATCTCCGGTGCCTTGCTGGCCGGGGCAATGGTGTTGAGGCAGCGCAACAAGGCGGCGCCGTCGGAGGCTGATCGCGAGGATTTCGTCAATCTTCATGCAACCTCTGCCCAGCTGGCAGAAATCGACCCGGACGACGTCGACACCTGA
- a CDS encoding thioesterase family protein encodes MTGRAEFTFFHEHRVRWAEVDPQAIVFNANYFVFVDHAATEYFRAVGMMWDDTLKAGFDFFTVNANCNFRSPARLDELIQIGFRCKRFGTSSVDYVFGIFRGDELLADGTMTYVCADVETRRPIPLPDHYTSRILAFERHPIETKQAA; translated from the coding sequence ATGACGGGCCGCGCCGAATTCACCTTCTTCCACGAACACCGCGTGCGCTGGGCCGAGGTCGACCCGCAGGCGATTGTGTTCAACGCCAATTATTTCGTCTTCGTCGATCATGCCGCGACCGAGTATTTTCGCGCCGTCGGCATGATGTGGGATGACACGCTGAAGGCCGGGTTCGACTTCTTCACTGTCAACGCCAATTGCAATTTCCGTAGCCCGGCGCGGCTGGACGAACTGATCCAGATCGGCTTCCGCTGCAAGCGCTTCGGCACCTCGTCTGTGGATTATGTTTTCGGCATTTTCCGCGGCGATGAACTGCTGGCCGACGGCACGATGACCTATGTCTGTGCGGACGTCGAAACCCGCCGCCCCATTCCGCTGCCGGACCATTACACATCCCGCATTCTGGCGTTTGAACGCCATCCGATTGAAACAAAACAAGCCGCTTGA
- a CDS encoding MarR family winged helix-turn-helix transcriptional regulator, which produces MSDSPPPPDDLFSVLTEIGIIHQLSSTAFERVLPDDMRLSHFTLLHHLARLGGGWSPARLASALQVTKGAITNTVKRMEAKGYVCVEPAPDDGRSKQVSLTPAGLARRNEALMMAVPALAPIAENISADEAAAALPFLTKLRTVFDKARD; this is translated from the coding sequence ATGAGCGATTCTCCTCCCCCCCCGGATGACCTGTTTTCTGTCCTCACCGAGATCGGAATTATCCATCAGCTGAGCTCGACTGCTTTTGAACGTGTTCTGCCTGATGATATGCGGCTGTCGCACTTTACTCTGCTACATCACCTCGCCCGCCTGGGCGGCGGTTGGAGCCCGGCCCGGCTGGCCAGCGCATTGCAGGTCACCAAGGGCGCTATCACCAATACGGTCAAACGGATGGAAGCGAAGGGTTATGTTTGCGTCGAACCGGCCCCGGACGATGGCCGCAGCAAGCAGGTCAGCCTGACGCCCGCGGGCCTCGCCCGCAGAAATGAAGCACTGATGATGGCGGTCCCGGCACTGGCGCCGATCGCCGAAAACATCTCTGCGGACGAGGCGGCGGCGGCCCTGCCGTTTCTCACCAAGCTCAGGACCGTTTTCGACAAGGCCCGGGACTGA
- a CDS encoding class I SAM-dependent methyltransferase, with protein MKVFLKTLQARLRDPRQFSVKSPDRICPICGYEGRFLSLGTPPRWDGRCPNCSSRERHRLLHICLEREGIDLTDGRSILHFAPEGYFRKMMGDSPAYHTADLVPGKARHAMDMADMTFDDNSVDVVIANHVLEHVPDDKKAMRESLRVLKPGGLAIFTVPQNWARAETYENPDVTSAADKYAHYDDASHVRYYGRDFADRVTEAGFEVTEWRLPPEEEPKYGLFKQDIIYLCRKPA; from the coding sequence ATGAAAGTCTTCTTGAAGACATTGCAGGCGCGCCTGCGCGACCCGCGTCAGTTTTCGGTAAAATCGCCGGACCGGATCTGTCCGATCTGCGGTTATGAGGGCCGGTTTCTGTCGCTTGGCACACCCCCGCGATGGGATGGCCGCTGCCCCAATTGTTCGTCCCGGGAACGTCATCGTCTTTTACATATCTGCCTCGAACGCGAAGGTATTGATCTGACTGATGGCCGGTCCATCCTGCATTTTGCGCCCGAGGGTTATTTCAGGAAAATGATGGGCGACAGCCCGGCCTATCACACGGCCGATCTTGTGCCCGGAAAGGCCCGTCATGCCATGGACATGGCCGACATGACATTTGACGATAACAGCGTCGATGTCGTGATAGCCAATCATGTTCTGGAGCATGTGCCGGACGACAAGAAGGCCATGCGTGAAAGCCTCCGCGTGCTCAAGCCCGGCGGTCTGGCCATTTTCACCGTGCCGCAAAACTGGGCCCGTGCCGAGACGTATGAAAATCCCGATGTCACCTCAGCGGCGGACAAGTACGCGCATTACGATGATGCCAGCCATGTCCGCTATTATGGCCGGGATTTCGCCGATCGCGTGACGGAGGCCGGATTCGAGGTCACCGAATGGCGGCTTCCTCCGGAAGAAGAGCCGAAATACGGCCTCTTCAAGCAGGATATCATCTATCTCTGCCGCAAACCGGCCTAG
- a CDS encoding 2-oxoglutarate dehydrogenase E1 component, which translates to MSDAKRTDRNQNFLDTSFLYGGNAHFVEQMAASWAENPASVPDEWRQYFEDSGADPAASGRAARGASWKRTSWPSDVNGDLTSALGAIDGAAEPALIEKVAERLPDADPAEVRKATQDSIRAIMMIRAYRMRGHLAANLDPLSMSDFGPQPELQPESYGFQAADMDREIFIDGYLGLETATPREMLDILRRTYCSTLGVEFMHISNPQEKAWLQERFEGPDKGINFTADGKKAIFSRLVETEAFERFLHKRYPGTKRFGIDGGEAMVPGLEQIIKRGSQMGVSDMILGMPHRGRLNVLAAVMGKPYHQIFHEFQGGSTQGGEFGSGDVKYHLGASSDREFDGKTVHLSLTANPSHLEAVDPVVLGKARAKQTKYRREQGDDASTSRQVLPLLLHGDAAFAGQGIVAECFGLSGLKGHRTGGAIHFIVNNQIGFTTDPKDSRSSPYPSDVALMVQAPIFHVNGDDPEAVVYAAKMATEYRQLFGKDAIVDMFCYRRYGHNEGDDPSFTQPQMYQIIKTHPTTRELYQQRLVAEGVLTDEDADAMAREFDDFLDAEFEKGKDFKSKDADWLDGVWSGLGLPEEDDRRGETAVPNDKLKELGRKLTEIPDDVDVHKTLRRVLEGRRNAIESGEGLDWATAESLAFATLLDEGFPVRLSGQDSGRGTFSQRHSHIIDQTTGEKHTRLNQLGTEPIRYEVIDTMLSEEAVLGFEYGYSLSAPNTLVMWEAQFGDFVNGAQVIIDQFLAAGERKWLRMSGLVMLLPHGYEGQGPEHSSARLERFLQLCAQDNMQVANCSTPANYFHILRRQIHRGFRKPLILMTPKSLLRHKKCISSLAAMSDGSSFHRVLWDDADPSNRPEGASEVTSTKLVGDDGIRRVVMCSGKVYYDLLEAREEKGIDDIYLLRVEQFYPIPARSMLQEFSRFPNAELVWCQEEPQNMGAWTFIQPTLDWVLIQTGNTQSRPKYAGRSAAASTAAGTAAAHKSEQSALIDEALA; encoded by the coding sequence ATGTCAGACGCAAAGCGCACTGATCGTAATCAGAATTTCCTCGATACCTCCTTTCTCTATGGCGGCAACGCCCATTTTGTCGAGCAGATGGCGGCCAGCTGGGCGGAGAATCCCGCCTCCGTCCCCGATGAATGGCGTCAGTATTTTGAAGACAGCGGCGCTGATCCGGCGGCGTCCGGCCGGGCCGCGCGCGGCGCCAGCTGGAAACGCACAAGCTGGCCGTCGGACGTCAATGGTGACCTCACCTCGGCGCTGGGCGCGATTGACGGCGCGGCCGAACCGGCCCTGATCGAGAAAGTCGCGGAACGTTTGCCGGACGCTGACCCGGCGGAGGTCCGCAAGGCGACGCAGGATTCCATCCGCGCCATCATGATGATCCGCGCCTACCGGATGCGCGGCCACCTCGCGGCCAATCTCGATCCATTGTCCATGTCGGATTTCGGTCCGCAGCCGGAATTGCAGCCTGAGTCCTATGGCTTTCAGGCCGCGGACATGGACCGCGAGATTTTCATCGATGGTTATCTCGGTCTGGAAACGGCCACACCGCGCGAAATGCTCGACATTCTGCGCCGCACCTATTGCTCCACGCTGGGCGTGGAATTCATGCATATCTCCAATCCGCAGGAGAAAGCCTGGTTACAGGAACGCTTTGAGGGGCCGGACAAGGGCATTAATTTTACCGCTGACGGCAAGAAAGCCATCTTCTCGCGCCTGGTCGAGACCGAGGCCTTCGAACGCTTCCTTCACAAACGCTATCCCGGGACAAAGCGCTTCGGCATTGATGGCGGCGAAGCCATGGTTCCAGGCCTCGAACAGATCATCAAGCGTGGCAGCCAGATGGGCGTGTCCGACATGATTCTCGGCATGCCGCACCGGGGCCGCCTGAACGTTCTGGCGGCGGTGATGGGCAAGCCTTATCACCAGATTTTCCACGAATTCCAGGGCGGCTCGACGCAAGGCGGCGAGTTCGGCTCCGGCGATGTGAAATATCACCTCGGCGCGTCATCCGACCGCGAATTCGATGGCAAGACGGTCCATTTGTCCCTGACGGCCAATCCGTCCCACCTCGAAGCGGTGGACCCGGTCGTGCTGGGCAAGGCGCGCGCCAAACAGACCAAATACCGCCGCGAGCAGGGCGACGATGCCAGCACCTCACGCCAGGTCCTGCCGCTCTTGTTGCATGGCGATGCCGCTTTTGCCGGGCAGGGTATTGTGGCGGAATGCTTCGGCCTGTCAGGCCTGAAAGGCCATCGCACCGGCGGGGCCATCCACTTCATCGTCAACAACCAGATCGGCTTTACCACCGACCCGAAGGATTCGCGCTCCTCGCCCTATCCGTCGGATGTGGCCCTGATGGTGCAGGCGCCGATCTTCCACGTGAATGGCGATGATCCCGAAGCGGTCGTCTATGCCGCGAAAATGGCGACCGAATATCGCCAGCTTTTCGGCAAGGACGCCATCGTCGATATGTTCTGCTATCGTCGCTACGGCCATAATGAAGGCGATGATCCGTCCTTCACCCAGCCGCAAATGTATCAGATCATCAAGACCCATCCGACGACGCGCGAGCTTTACCAGCAGCGTCTCGTCGCCGAAGGCGTTCTCACCGATGAGGATGCCGACGCCATGGCGCGCGAGTTTGATGACTTTCTCGATGCCGAGTTCGAGAAGGGCAAGGATTTCAAGTCAAAGGATGCGGACTGGCTGGACGGTGTCTGGTCAGGTCTCGGCCTGCCGGAAGAGGATGACCGCCGCGGCGAGACCGCCGTGCCGAATGACAAGCTCAAAGAGCTTGGCAGGAAGCTGACCGAAATCCCCGACGATGTGGACGTGCACAAGACGTTGCGCCGCGTGCTGGAAGGCCGCCGCAACGCCATAGAATCCGGCGAGGGCCTGGACTGGGCAACGGCGGAAAGCCTCGCTTTTGCCACCCTGCTCGATGAAGGCTTCCCGGTGCGCCTGTCCGGTCAAGATTCCGGGCGCGGCACCTTCTCCCAGCGTCATTCCCACATCATCGACCAGACGACGGGTGAAAAGCACACACGGTTGAATCAGCTCGGCACCGAACCCATCCGCTATGAAGTCATCGACACCATGCTGTCGGAAGAGGCGGTCCTTGGTTTTGAATACGGCTATTCGCTGTCCGCGCCCAATACGCTGGTCATGTGGGAAGCCCAGTTCGGCGATTTCGTGAATGGCGCGCAGGTCATTATCGACCAGTTCCTCGCTGCCGGCGAACGTAAATGGCTGCGTATGTCGGGCCTCGTCATGCTCTTGCCGCATGGCTATGAGGGGCAGGGGCCGGAACACTCCTCGGCCCGGCTTGAGCGCTTCCTGCAGCTGTGCGCACAGGACAATATGCAGGTCGCCAATTGTTCAACCCCGGCAAATTACTTCCACATCCTGCGCCGCCAGATTCACCGGGGCTTCCGCAAGCCCCTGATCCTGATGACGCCGAAATCCCTGCTGCGTCACAAGAAGTGCATATCCTCGCTGGCGGCGATGAGTGATGGTTCGTCTTTTCACCGGGTTTTGTGGGACGATGCCGATCCGTCCAACCGCCCCGAAGGCGCGTCGGAGGTGACCTCCACCAAGCTGGTCGGGGACGACGGGATCCGCCGTGTCGTGATGTGCTCCGGCAAGGTCTATTACGACCTGCTTGAAGCGCGCGAGGAGAAGGGTATCGATGATATTTATCTCTTGCGGGTCGAACAATTCTACCCGATTCCGGCGCGTTCCATGCTGCAGGAATTCTCGCGCTTTCCGAACGCCGAACTCGTTTGGTGCCAGGAAGAGCCCCAGAATATGGGCGCGTGGACTTTCATCCAGCCGACGCTCGACTGGGTGCTGATCCAGACCGGAAATACGCAATCCCGGCCCAAATATGCCGGCCGTTCGGCTGCTGCCTCGACCGCCGCCGGTACTGCCGCCGCTCACAAATCCGAACAATCCGCCCTGATCGACGAAGCACTCGCCTGA
- a CDS encoding DUF692 domain-containing protein: MTSAHLSPDPAPEMGAGIGLKPQHYRSVLESRAEGLWAEVHPENYMTDGGPRLAWLDAIRRDRPLSLHGVALSLGGADRPDRGHLQKLRALADRYQPALMSEHLAWCAHDGTYFGDLLPTPYTMAQLDRFCAHVDETQEALGRNILVENPSIYLPLKSEMTEQAFLAEAVRRTGCGLLLDVNNVFVTSWNLGQDPYTYIDNVPGEAVGEIHLAGHEQDENLGDQLLIDTHGAPVRDDVWKLYDYAIAKIGPKPTLIERDSNLPPFDQLMAERGRAQDILEAANG; this comes from the coding sequence ATGACCTCCGCTCACCTCTCCCCGGATCCGGCACCCGAAATGGGTGCCGGCATCGGCCTCAAGCCGCAGCATTATCGCAGCGTGCTGGAAAGCCGGGCCGAGGGGTTGTGGGCGGAAGTTCATCCCGAAAACTACATGACCGATGGCGGTCCGCGTCTGGCCTGGCTGGATGCCATCCGCCGGGATCGGCCGCTCTCCCTGCACGGGGTCGCGCTCTCGCTGGGCGGGGCCGACCGTCCGGATCGCGGACATCTGCAAAAATTGCGGGCGCTCGCGGACCGTTACCAGCCGGCGTTGATGAGTGAACATCTGGCCTGGTGCGCTCATGATGGCACCTATTTTGGCGACCTTCTCCCGACGCCTTACACAATGGCGCAACTTGACCGTTTCTGCGCCCATGTTGATGAGACCCAGGAGGCGCTGGGGCGCAATATACTGGTCGAGAATCCGTCCATCTATCTGCCGCTGAAATCGGAAATGACCGAACAGGCCTTTCTCGCCGAGGCGGTCCGGCGCACCGGATGCGGTCTTTTGCTGGACGTCAACAATGTCTTCGTCACCAGCTGGAATCTGGGGCAGGATCCGTACACCTATATCGACAATGTGCCGGGTGAGGCCGTCGGGGAAATTCATCTCGCCGGCCACGAGCAGGACGAAAATCTGGGCGACCAGTTGCTGATCGACACACACGGCGCGCCTGTGCGCGACGATGTCTGGAAGCTGTATGATTATGCCATTGCGAAGATCGGGCCGAAGCCGACCCTGATTGAACGCGACAGCAATCTGCCCCCCTTCGACCAGCTGATGGCCGAGCGTGGCCGCGCTCAGGATATTCTGGAGGCCGCCAATGGCTGA
- a CDS encoding YceI family protein — MFKGVAAILFAAFLAACSADAPVNEASWQLDGNASDITVISVKNGNVVETSRFEALSGSVSESGEARLSIDAASFESYVDIRNERLRDIFFEVSAFPDIQLTANLDPALFANLAIGDNLDTELQLAVSLHGEVRTVYAPVRVIRNGADSVLVISSEAALIDARDFGLGDAVEALAGIAGLDGITPVFPVNVYLVFERG; from the coding sequence ATGTTCAAGGGTGTGGCCGCAATTCTTTTCGCCGCTTTTCTGGCCGCCTGCTCCGCAGACGCGCCGGTTAACGAAGCGTCATGGCAATTAGATGGCAATGCGTCAGACATTACTGTCATCAGTGTGAAGAATGGCAATGTCGTTGAAACCAGCCGGTTTGAAGCGCTTTCCGGTTCCGTCTCGGAGTCCGGCGAAGCCCGACTGAGCATCGATGCGGCCAGCTTTGAAAGTTATGTCGACATCCGCAATGAACGCTTGCGCGATATTTTCTTTGAAGTGAGCGCCTTCCCGGACATCCAGCTCACGGCCAATCTTGACCCGGCCCTGTTTGCCAACCTTGCCATCGGCGACAATCTGGACACCGAGCTGCAACTCGCCGTCAGCCTGCATGGCGAGGTGCGGACCGTCTATGCGCCCGTGCGCGTCATCCGGAACGGGGCCGATAGCGTGCTGGTGATCTCGTCGGAAGCGGCGCTGATCGATGCGCGCGATTTCGGCCTCGGTGATGCGGTCGAGGCGCTGGCCGGCATTGCCGGACTGGACGGGATCACACCCGTCTTTCCGGTCAACGTCTATCTGGTGTTTGAACGCGGCTAG